Below is a genomic region from Terriglobales bacterium.
TCGAGTCCCCGACCCACCCGCGCTACCCCTCCTCAGGTTGTCCTAGGGCATCCACCCAAGTAGAATGGGGTTCGCGGCATACGCGCCATAGCTCAGTTGGTTACAGTGCCCCGATTGCGTCGGGGAGGTCTGCGGTTCGAGTCCCCGCGTGCCCACCATCTCTGTATAATCTCGGGACAGGTTCCACTCGGTAGGCGGCCCTCAAGTCATAGACGGTTTTGTACGCTCGCCGGCAGGGCCGGCGCAGGAAGGGTAGGTTTCCGGGTGAAGGTCCATCTGATCAATCCCAGCGACGTGGCGTTCGGCACGGCGGTCATCACGCCGCGCTGGCTGTACGTCCTGGCCGGCGCCACGCCCAGGAGCTATGGCGATCCCGTCCTGGTGGATGAGACGCTCAGCCCTCTGGATCCGGCCAGCATCGAGCCGGGAGACGTGGTGGGCATCAGCATCCACACCGCCAACGCGCTGCGCGGATACGCCATCGGCAAAATAGCGCGCGAGCGCGGAGCGTACGTTGTGTTCGGCGGCATCCACGCCACCCTCTATCCCGAGGAATCGCATGAGCTGGGCGCCGCGCACTCGGTGGTGAAGGGCGACGGCGACCTGGTGTGGTCCACCGCGGTGGCCGACTGCTGCAAAGGCACCCCGCAGCGGGTTTACCAGGGTGGCCAGATTGACGCCTCCGATTTCGTGCCCGCCCGCTGGGACTTGGTGCCCCGCAGTCAATACATGTGGGCTTCAGTGCAGACGGTGCGCGGCTGTCCCAAGCATTGCTCGTTCTGCTCGGTATGGCGCACCGACGGCCAAAAGCCCCGGCAACGCTCCTGGGACGCGGTGGTGGGGGAGATCGTCGAGCTGCGGCGGATGGGATTCCGCTTTATCGCGCTGGCCGACGACAACTTCTATCCCGTCACTCTCACCGACCTGAAGCTGGCTAAGCAGCAGAACAACACGGCGCGGCTCAGCGAACTCGAAGCCACGCGGGCCGATCGCTTTGAACTCATGTCCCGCCTGGCGCAGCTTCCCTCCGACATGGTTTTCTTCACTCAGATCACCATGGAAGCCGCCGAAGACCCGGCCTTTCTGGATGCCATGCGCGAGGCGCACATCAAGGGAGCCCTGGTGGGAGTGGAATCGGTGACTCCCGAGGGATTGAAGGACGTCTACAAGGAATTCAACGCCGCCGGAGACGATCTGGTGGAGCGCCTGCTGACCTTCCGTCGCCACGGGGTGTTCGTGCTCGGCTCCTTTATCTTCGGCCTGCCCAGCGACCGCCCGTCGACCTTCGACGCCACCGCCGCCGTCGCGCAACGCGCGGGCGTCGCTTTCGCGCAGTTCATTATGTTGACCCCCTTCCCCGGAACCGTGGATTTCGCCAAGTGGGAAAAAACCATGGAGGCCAATCCCGTCAAGATCGGGGATATCCCGCTCACCCGCCGCTGGCTGATTCCGCCCGCCCTCCGGCCCAAGCTCTACTGGCCGCACCCGGCCATGGCCGGCGAGGAGATCCGCGACCGGACGCAGGCCGTCTGGGACACTTTTTACAGCCTGAAATCCATCTGGCAGCGCTCGACCTTCATTCACTCCTGGCGCGGCCGCTTGGCGTTTATCCTGATCTCCAAGGTGTACCGCCAGATGTATGCCGATACGGGAGTGGCCACGGACAGCGCCCGTGTGGCCCGCTCGGCGCGCTGGGCGCGCTTGCTGGCCAGGCCCTGCCATCGCCTGTTTTCGGGGCCACCCATGCCCGACCTCCAAATGCCTGGAGTTCCTGTCTGATGTTGCGGTGCGTCGCTTCCCTGTTTCTGGCATTCGCCGCACTCGCCGGCATTCCCGTCCACGCTCAGCTCCCCACCGCTCCCGTGATCCATGTTTCCCTGCTGGCAGAGTCGCAGTCCATCGCCCCCGGCCAGCAGTTCTGGGTGGGCGTGCGCTTCCAGATGGAAAAAGGTTGGCACATCTATTGGATCAATCCCGGAGACTCGGGCGAGCCGCCGCGCGTCCAGTGGCGTCTGCCCGCGGGATTCCAGGCCGGCGACTTCCAGTGGCCTCATCCCGAGCGGCTGGTAACCAAGTATTCGACCGACTACGGATACGCCGACCAGATGCTGCTGCTGGCGCCCATCCGCCCGCCCGCCGAGCTCGCGCCCGGCGGCAAGGCGGAGCTTGCCGGAACGGTGAAGTGGGTGGTGTGCCGCGAGGTCTGCATCCCGGGGAAGACAGAGGTCGCGCTTTCCCTGCCCGTGAAGCGCAGCGCGTCGCCACAGCCGAACAAATTATTCGACGACGCCCGCACGCGCATCCCGCAGCCGGCGCCGTCCCGCTGGCGCGCCCGGGCGAGGGCGGAGAAGAACGAGTTCGTGCTTTCCATCGAGACCGGGCAGCCCATCGCGCAGGCTGAGTTCTTCCCGCTCCAGCCGCAACAGATCGAGAATGCCGCGCCCCAGCCGGCGAGCGCGCTTCCCCGAGGCGTACGCCTGCGGCTGAAGAAGTCCGAGCAACTCCTGAAGCCCATCGCAAATCTCAAAGGTGTTATCGTGCTTCCCTCGGGAAAGGCGTACGTGATGGACGCGCCGGTGACCGGAGCCGGAGCCAGGGATTCGAAAGCCAACAAAGGTTGAGGAGGACCGAGATGAAACGACCGAAGTGGACACTCGCAGTGATCGCCATCCTGCTGGCCCTGCCCTTGATGGGCGCCCGGGTGGGAGAGGTGGCCCCGAATTTCGTCGGCACCGACAGCAACGGCAAGACCCACAAACTTTCCGACTATAGCGGCAAGGTGGTGGTGCTGGAGTGGCACAACCAGGGCTGCCCCTACACCAAGAAGCACTACGAGAGCGGCAACATGCAGAAGTTGCAGAAGGAGTGGACCGCCAAGGGCGTCATCTGGCTCACCGTGATCTCCTCCGCGCCCGGCGAGCAGGGATACGTCACCGCGGCGCAGGAGAACGCGTACCTGAAGAAGATGAACTCCACCCCGACCGCGGTGTTGCTCGATCCCACCGGCGTGATCGGTCACCAATACGAGGCCAAGACCACGCCGCACATGTACGTCATCAACCCCAAGGGCCTGCTGGTGTACGAGGGCGCGATCGACGACAAGCCTACCTCCGACCAGGGGGACATCGCCGGCGCCACTAACTGGGTACAGGCGGCCTTGCAGCAGACCACCGCCGGCAAGCCGGTGAGCACGCAGGTCACGCGTCCCTACGGCTGCTCGGTGAAATACGCGAAGTAGTCGCGGCGAGTTACTGGCAGGGCTGGGAACAGGACTGCTTCGCAGGATCCACGGGTGGATCCTGCGCGGGCCTCGCCGCCGCCGCGGGTCGCGGCGCGGGTGGTTGCGGAGTTTCCCCGGCGGCGGCTACGCCGCCGCGTGTGTCTCGGTGCCAGGGCGCCTTGTGTCGCAGGATGTTGGCGAAGCTGCGACTGGGATTTAGGGCAGAACGGGCCAGCGCCCTCAAGCTGCGGCTCCGGTTTTTTGCTCCAGGCTGCGGATGACGTACTTGTCCAGAAAGTCTTCGGTCAGCATCCAGCCCAGCCCGACCACCGGCGTAATCACCAGGTCCACCGCTCCCTTGGTGCCCTTCTTTTGGCCCGAGTTCCCGATGGAGGCATCGCTGAGGGGCCCCAGTTCATACTGCGCGCTGTAGGCGGCGGACCAGGCGGTCGCCCTCATGCGGCTCTTCCAGTATTCCGGGGAGCGCCCAAACTCCAGGCTCATCCCCCTGGGATCGTTTTGGATCTGGATATAGCCCGCGACGGCTCCCTGCATCGGGTGGCCGACGTAGTTTCCAAGGAAGGGGTCGCGGTCGCCCCATCCCGACATCCCGGAGACGGAATCGAACCAGTCCTGGAAAAACGGCCCAGCCAGTCTCTTGCGGGTGTAGAGCTGCCTCATGCGAAACCCGTGCTCCACCCCGAGAAAGAGTAACGACTGGCGCAGCGCCGGCGCCCAATGGAACTTCTGCGACGAGGGCTCCCCGGCCGCGCTACCGGGGGAGCGACGGCGCCGAAGCCGGGCTTGGAGAAAGAAGCCGCCGCCGCAGGAGGATCGCCGCCCGGGGGAGCGGCCTCGCGCAGCGCCGAGGGAGCATCGGGAGGCGGAGACTGCTGGCTCCAGGCCATGGCGCCTTTGCCATTCTCGTCCGCAAAGCGTAAAGTTTCCGGCACTCCCGGAGGAGACCCGTGAAGAAGACTTCCCCTTTGATACTGACGAAACTGACGCTACTGGCGCTGTTGGCCCTGCTGGTCGCGGCGCCGCTCCTGGCCCAGTGCGGAGCGCCGACGCAGGCGGCGCCGCCGGCTGCGATGGAAGCGGCCAAATCCGGCTTCCGCGCCGACTTCCTCAAGCAGTGGGACACCCTGGAGACAAAGTTCGTCGGGTTGGCCGAGGCCATCCCGCAGGAGAAGTACACCTGGCGGCCCACTCCCGAGGTGCGCTCGGTGAGCGAGGTCTTCCTGCACGTGGCCTTGGGAAACTACTCCTACCTGGACGCGATTGGAGTCCCGCTGCCGGCCGGCATGGACCGCAAGACCTACGAGAAGTCCACCACCGACCGCGCCAAGATCGTGGAGCAGTTGAAGCTGTCGTTCGGCCTGGTGCGGGAGACGGTGCTCAAGACCTCCGACGCCGACCTGGAAAAGCCGGCCAAGCTCTACGGCCAGCCCAGCACGGTGCGCGAAGTGCTGTTCGCCCTGGTCACCCACACGCCGGAGCACCTGGGGCAGATGATCGTGTATGGGCGCGAGTGCGGCGTGGTGCCGCCCTGGACCGCGGAGCGCCAGGCGCGCCAGAAGCAGCAGCAACCGCCGCCAAAGAAGTCCGAGCCCTGAGAAGCGAGCTTCGAGTCTCAAGCGACCGCAGCCGATCCGGCCGTGCCCCGTGCACGGCCGTTTTTCTTTATGCGGAAACGGGCGCGGCCGTGGGTGGCGCGGGCGGCGCCAGCATCGCGCCCAGCCTCGCATAGCGCGAGCCGAAGAAGTGCAGCGTGTAGGACTGGAAGAAGACCACCGAGGGCACCGAAACCAGCGTCATCATCCAGAAAAGGCCGAAGAGGCCCGTCGCTCCCACCAACACGGCAAGAATGATGGTGAAGGGGTTCCACGTGAGCCCCAGCGCCACCACCAGGGCGGCGACTACGATGCCGAGAATCGCCAGCGGGATCAGGGCGAAAATCAACGCGAACAAACCCAGGATCCCGAAGACGATGCCGCTCACGATGGCCAGCACGATCTTCATGCCGATATAGCCGGCGTAGGAACCTTTCTCCGACTTGAGCATGGGAAGCAGACGGCGCCAGGCCTCCATGGCGCTGAGGTCCTCGAGCGCCATCAGCGGGACGACGAAGTCCTTGTTGAAGACGCCGACCAGCACGGCCGCAATCAACAGCGCGCCCCCCACGAACAGCATCAGGAGTCCTCCCACGAGGAACGCGCCCCAGTGCTCGCCGCTGTCCTTAAACATCCCGGTGCGCCAGGCGTAGAGCAGGGGCAAGCCAATCACCATCCCCAAGAGTGTCAGCATCACGGCGGAAAAGCCGATCTGCCACAGGAAAAAACGTCCGCCGCGGTCCTGCCAGCGCCGCCAGCCTTCGCGGATGCGCACCCGTTCCGTCAGGACGGAATCGAAGAGGATGAAGCGGAAGACGCTGGAGACGTAGATGAAGACCACTCCCAGCGCCAGCCCGAGCGCTATCGCCGCCACGATCACGCCCAGGTAGTCGTGCCACCCCATCCAGGGTGGAGCAGCCAGCAGGAAGAGATCCTTGCCCTTGCCGGCGCGTCCCGGGACGTGCCAATTGCCGCTGTTGCCCCAGTTGCCTCCGCTGCTCATCTCGCCCGCCAGCAGCGCGGTGAGCGCCAGACGCCACCAGTGGGAAAAGCGGAAAGGCCGGAAGAGTTGCTGCTTGGCGCGCTCGAAGGCCGGAGTCATGGCCTGGACGGCGGTAATGGACCCGAGAGTGGGAGCAGCGGCCATGCAAGAACCGCGGAAGCGGGAGTCGAGGCAACGGTAGCGCCGCGGTCCACAGACGTCAATTGAATTCCTTTCCGCGCGGGCGGCTGTATAATCCCGTCTTCCCGAATGAGCACGGCGGCAGTAGTGCAGCCGCATCCAAAAAAGCAGGACTAGCCGGACGCGCGCGTCGCGTCTGTTTCGTGCAAAGGCTCGATGGCGCAGATCTTTCACCGCAGCACCAACACCATCTCCCGGCTGAGCATCTACGGAGCCGTGTTCGTGCTGGCGGGACTGGCTTGGACCGCCGCCGAGGTGCAACGCTCTCCCTACGTCACCACCCAGGGCGTGGCCCCGGAGCAGCCGGTTCCCTTCAGCCATCAGCACCACGTCGCCGGCATCGGCATCGATTGCCGCTACTGCCACACCTCGGTCGAGACCTCCAGCTTCGCCGGCCTGCCCCCCACCAAGACCTGCATGAACTGCCATTCGCAGATCTGGAATGACAGTCCCATGCTGGAGCCGGTGCGCGCCAGCTTGCGCAACGACCGCTCGCTGGTGTGGACGCGGGTGCACGACCTGCCCGACTTCGTCTATTTCAACCACAGCATCCACGTGGCCAAGGGAGTGGGCTGCGCCACCTGCCACGGCCCCGTGGACCAGATGCCGCTGATGTACCAGGCGCAGTCGCTACAGATGGAGTGGTGCCTGGAGTGCCACCGCGCGCCGGAGAAGTTCCTGCGACCGCGCGAGCAGGTTTTCAACATGGCCTATCAGCCCCCCGACGAGGAACACCCGCTGACCATCGAGGGCAAGCTGATGGTGCCGGGACAACCGGCCGAGCAAGGGTTCACCAGCCAGATGGAGCTGGGGCGTGCGCTGGCCAAGAAGTATCACTTGCGCCGGGTCGAGGGGCTCACCAGTTGCTCGACCTGCCATCGCTGAGGTGCGAAAGCTGAGCGAGAAGAACAAGAACGCGAGCGCGAAGTCCGGGAAGAAGTGCCGGCCCACGCCAGCGCCGCCGCCGGAGCCGCGGCTGGACCTCGAAGAGATCCGGCGCAAGCTGGCTTCCTCCACCGGCCCGCGCTACTGGCGCAGCCTGGAAGAACTTGCCCGCACCCCCGGCTTTGAAGACATGCTGGAGCGCGAGTTTCCGCGCCAGGCCAGCGAGTGGCGCGACCCGGTCTCGCGCCGCAACTTCCTGCAACTGATGGGAGCCTCGCTGGCGCTCGCCGGCCTCTCCGCCTGCACCAAGCAGCCGCCCGAGAGCATCGTTCCCTACGTGCGCGCGCCCGAGGAGATCGTCCCCGGCAATCCCCTGCTCTACGCCACCGCCATGACCCTGGGCGGCGCGGCCACGCCGCTGCTGGTGGAGAGCAACATGGGCCGTCCCACTAAGGTCGAGGGCAATCCCGAGCATCCCGCCAGCCTGGGCGCGACGGACATCTACGCGCAGGCCTCCGTGCTCACGCTCTACGACCCCGACCGCTCGCAGACGCTGCTCTACCTGGGCGAGGTGCGGCCCTGGGGCGCCTTCCTGGGCGGACTGCGCAACTCCATCGTGGCCCAGCGCTCGCTCCTGGGCGCGGGGCTGCGCTTCCTCACCGAGACCGTGGTCTCGCCGTCGCTGGGCGACCAGTTGCGCCGCATCCTGCGCCAGTATCCCCAGGCCAAGTGGCACCAGTACGACCCTATCAACCGCGACAACGCGCATTCCGGCTCGAAGCTAGCCTTCGGCGAGGTGGTGGACGCGCACTACCGGCTGGATCAGGCCGACGTCATCGTCTCGCTCGATGCCGACTTCCTCTCCAGCGGCTATCCCGGATTCGTGCGTTACGCGCGCGACTTCGCCAGCCGGCGCAAGCTCGAAGGCGGCAAGAGTGAGATGAGCCGGATGTACGTGGTCGAAAGCACGCCCTCGAACACCGGGGCCAAAGCCGACCACCGCATGGCGCTGCGCGCGGCAGAGGTTGAGGATTTCGCGCGCTGGCTGGCGGGGACGCTCGGCATCGGCGACCTGGGCATCGCCGGCTCGCCCACGAACGCCTACTACAAATGGATCGTGGCGGTGGCGCGCGACCTCCAGGCGCACCGCGGCTCGAGTGTGGTGATTGCCGGCGACGGGCAATCGCCCGCCGTCCATGCCCTGGCCCACGCCATGAACCAGGCGCTGGGCAACGTGGGCAAGACCGTCGTCTATGCCGAGCCGGTCGAAGCCAACCCGGTGGACCAGACCGATTCGCTGCGCGACCTGGTGCAGGACCTAACCGCCGGCAAGGTGGACCTGCTGGTCATCCTGGGCGGGAATCCGGTGTACAACGCGCCCGCCGACCTGAACTTCGCCGCCAACATCTCGCGCGCCGGGCTGCGCGTCCGCCTGG
It encodes:
- a CDS encoding radical SAM protein, whose product is MKVHLINPSDVAFGTAVITPRWLYVLAGATPRSYGDPVLVDETLSPLDPASIEPGDVVGISIHTANALRGYAIGKIARERGAYVVFGGIHATLYPEESHELGAAHSVVKGDGDLVWSTAVADCCKGTPQRVYQGGQIDASDFVPARWDLVPRSQYMWASVQTVRGCPKHCSFCSVWRTDGQKPRQRSWDAVVGEIVELRRMGFRFIALADDNFYPVTLTDLKLAKQQNNTARLSELEATRADRFELMSRLAQLPSDMVFFTQITMEAAEDPAFLDAMREAHIKGALVGVESVTPEGLKDVYKEFNAAGDDLVERLLTFRRHGVFVLGSFIFGLPSDRPSTFDATAAVAQRAGVAFAQFIMLTPFPGTVDFAKWEKTMEANPVKIGDIPLTRRWLIPPALRPKLYWPHPAMAGEEIRDRTQAVWDTFYSLKSIWQRSTFIHSWRGRLAFILISKVYRQMYADTGVATDSARVARSARWARLLARPCHRLFSGPPMPDLQMPGVPV
- a CDS encoding protein-disulfide reductase DsbD domain-containing protein; this translates as MLRCVASLFLAFAALAGIPVHAQLPTAPVIHVSLLAESQSIAPGQQFWVGVRFQMEKGWHIYWINPGDSGEPPRVQWRLPAGFQAGDFQWPHPERLVTKYSTDYGYADQMLLLAPIRPPAELAPGGKAELAGTVKWVVCREVCIPGKTEVALSLPVKRSASPQPNKLFDDARTRIPQPAPSRWRARARAEKNEFVLSIETGQPIAQAEFFPLQPQQIENAAPQPASALPRGVRLRLKKSEQLLKPIANLKGVIVLPSGKAYVMDAPVTGAGARDSKANKG
- a CDS encoding redoxin domain-containing protein, which gives rise to MKRPKWTLAVIAILLALPLMGARVGEVAPNFVGTDSNGKTHKLSDYSGKVVVLEWHNQGCPYTKKHYESGNMQKLQKEWTAKGVIWLTVISSAPGEQGYVTAAQENAYLKKMNSTPTAVLLDPTGVIGHQYEAKTTPHMYVINPKGLLVYEGAIDDKPTSDQGDIAGATNWVQAALQQTTAGKPVSTQVTRPYGCSVKYAK
- a CDS encoding DinB family protein, with the translated sequence MKKTSPLILTKLTLLALLALLVAAPLLAQCGAPTQAAPPAAMEAAKSGFRADFLKQWDTLETKFVGLAEAIPQEKYTWRPTPEVRSVSEVFLHVALGNYSYLDAIGVPLPAGMDRKTYEKSTTDRAKIVEQLKLSFGLVRETVLKTSDADLEKPAKLYGQPSTVREVLFALVTHTPEHLGQMIVYGRECGVVPPWTAERQARQKQQQPPPKKSEP
- a CDS encoding cytochrome c3 family protein, with translation MAQIFHRSTNTISRLSIYGAVFVLAGLAWTAAEVQRSPYVTTQGVAPEQPVPFSHQHHVAGIGIDCRYCHTSVETSSFAGLPPTKTCMNCHSQIWNDSPMLEPVRASLRNDRSLVWTRVHDLPDFVYFNHSIHVAKGVGCATCHGPVDQMPLMYQAQSLQMEWCLECHRAPEKFLRPREQVFNMAYQPPDEEHPLTIEGKLMVPGQPAEQGFTSQMELGRALAKKYHLRRVEGLTSCSTCHR